The genomic window CGCGGAGAATCCCTTGAGGGCGGCGTTGTACCGGTGTTCTACCTGAATGCCGTGCCGTATCACGAGTTCGTCGGTCATCCGGCTTGCTTCTTCAGCGGTCATTAAATCGTCGAGAACCACGACATACCGATCTTTTAAGCTCACAGAGGAATGAACCGGCTTTATTTTCTTCTGAGAGGCGTTTTCTTCCAGCGGGCCGGGATTTCCCTTTTCATGATCGGGATCCGAGAATGCCGTGATCGGCGTGATTGACGTGATTGAATAGATCGCAATCACGAAAAGCAAAAGCCAGATTAAACGTTTCATGAGTTCCTCCTGTCGTCATAATCGATGACCTAAATCTTTCTTCCATCATAGAAAATTCCAGGAAGGTGAATCAACATGGGATAAATGGCAATACAGGAAAGGGGTATTCACACAGAGAGGGAGGTGAACTAGCGTTTGGACTTTCGGGATTTATTCGATGAATGTAATCTGACCCACATATTTCGGGAGATCTGCCCTCAATCGGGCGGCGTATGATTCCGGTAGGATAATCCGCCGGATATGGTCGACGGTAAACTGGAGATTGCCAAGAATGCGCCACTCCCGCTCCATATAAAAGTTCTCGGGGGCGTCGTCCGGTTTGGACTCGTCAAAAAATTTCAGGAAGCTGAAAATATGGTAGTCGAGAAATTCCTTGATCGAGAGGAGCTGCTTCAGATGATGGGCGTCCTCCGATTTTTCTCCAGACGCCTGAAGCTCTTTGAAGAGAAGATGGTATTCATGGACGACGCGGTCGAAGCGCTCGCCGAGGGTGATCCGCTGTGTTCGTCCCTTGTCGCGTGAAGAGGCATTCTTACAGATATAAAAGACCGGATTGGCCCCCTGCTCGACCAGAAAAGATTTTAGGAAAGAGAGGCCGAACCGGCTGTATTTTCGGATGTGGATATCGAGCTCGCCGATCGGGATATCGGAGAAGGAGATGATCTGCGGGAAATACATCTCATTTTCGCTCATTCGTGCATTGGTGTTGACGGTGAGCTGGCCGGAGATGGCGGGGTTATGCGGTGCGTGGGTCAGCCAGCCGGAGGCGATGATCTCGATCAGGAGCTGGTACTGATCGGCTTCAGGGAGGTTCCTCCCGACGAAGTGGGTCATTTCACTTGAGACGTAACGTTGTTGCGCGGACATCGGTCTTTCCTCTCGTCGCCGGGAACGAGGGCCCTCCTTTCTGCTAATCTTATCTAAAATATATCCAAAATAACCTGGGTGCGCAAGAATCGGACAGACGGCGCTCCTATTGACAGCGGCCTCCTTCTCATTGTTCAATGGCGCGGTCAAAGTTGCGGAGGAGAACGAGGTGATGAAACGATTGATGGTTGGAGCCGTTTTTTTTTTATTGTCGATCCGGCCGGGGTCGGCCAAGACATTGGCGTTGAGCGGCATTCCCGATATTCAGACGAAGAGTACGATGGATGAGACGATCCGCATCGAAGTCGACAGCGTGAAGAAAAAGGGGCTTCGGGTGGTGATCGTCAAAGAAGGAGATCAGTATTATTGGGAGACGCGGGATCGGAGAAAGCTGACCCGAACGACGCAAGGGAACATGATCCTCTTCCTCGACCCGACCGGTGGGGGCTATATCAAGGTGGCGCCGACCCCCGACGGGAAGGCCATTTATATGGAGCACCTGAGCCAGGGGCTGGAGACGTTTACGTATTGGGGGGTGGTGGAGCATTTGGAGCCCTAGGAAATTAATGTCTTCACTGGACAGTCCTCTTTGGGTCGTCCTATAATACCAATACTGAGTTGGGCATGACCCATCAACCTTATCATAAAAGGAGCGTTCCTATGCCAAGCTATGTTTCGTTGTCTCAGACGTTGATCTCTCTTCTGGGGTTGGATCGGCCGCCGGTAGGGGTGGCGCCGGTGGAAAGCGCTCCGCAGGGGGTGCCGGTTTTTAGAGGGGTCTCCCCCTCGGCGTGTAGTTTTTGGCGACAGGCGGAGAAGGAGCTCTTTGCCGCGTCTGCCGCCGAGCATATGAATTGTCCGATCGGGGCGATGGTGATGGGGTTTGAGCTGACGCCGCAGGCGGAGCGAGGGCTGAACCAGGCGCTGACGATGATGTGTCAGGTCGGGTATGTAAAGCCGGAAGAGGCATCGCAGATTCCGAGCCTCGCACGTCAGGGGAAGATGATGCTCTATGGTCCGCTCTCCAATTTTCCGATTGCGCCGGAAGTGGTGGTGCTCTGGCTGCAGCCGTCGCAGGCGATGTTGCTGCGGGAGGCGACGGGGGATGCGGAGTGGAAGAGCGATGTCTCCTCCAAAATTTTCGGGCGCCCGGCCTGTGCCGCATTGGCGGTCGCCTCACAGGGGGCGGCGGTCTCTCTCTCCTTCGGTTGCAGTGGAATGCGGACCTTTACCGGCGTAGAGCCCTCATATATGCTGGCGGCGCTCTCGGGCCGGCAGCTCGATCTTCTGGAGCCGGGATTGCAGAGAATGCACCAGGCCAATTGCGACATGCAAGCCTTCTACAACCAGCAGAAGAATGCATTTCCATTTAAAAAGGGATAGAAAGCCGGGCGGTTTTCCGAGGTTGCTTATTTGGGAAGGCGGGGTCGGGGTGGTTGGGTTTTAAATGCTTTAGGTTTTCCGAGAAGATAGCCTTGGGCCAGGTGGACGCCGAGCTCGCCGACGATTTCTAATTCCTCATCGGTCTCGATTCCTTCCGCGACCATGCCGACGGCCACATATTCTTGGAGGGCGGTGATCAGATTCTTCAGGAAATTTCTGAACTTCTTCGAGGAGACCGCCTGAAGCGTCGTCAGCCGGTCGATCTTGATGTAGTCGGGCATCAGTTGTGCGACAAAAGGGAGTGAGATAAACCCGGCGCCAAAATCATCGATCGCGAATTTAAATCCCTTTTCCCGCCACCTTTCGGCCATTCGAAGATGTCGCTCGACATTGTGTAGCGCCTCTGCTTCCGAGATCTCTAAAATAACGTCGACGCCGGCCGGTTTTGGAATCGAATCCATTCGGCTGAGAATTTCCGAATCGATATTGATAAACAATCGATCGAGTCGGTGTTCCTCCGCCGCCTTGATCTGTGAGCTGAAGCAGATCTGCTTCAGCTCGTTGAGTTGGCCGATGGTGTGATATCTTCGGAACAGATCAAAGACGTTCAGCTTCCCTTTCGGGTCCCGCGTGAGCGCCTCATAGCCGATGATCTCTTTCGATCGCAGATCGATAATCGGCTGAAAGACCACCTTGACCGCGGTCTCATTCAGCGGATAGCCTTCATCGCCGATATGAATCTTTTCCCCACCCCGCCTCGCGATATAGAGGGCCCGGTCGGCGAGATGGATCAACTTGTCGAGATTGTCACCATGGTCAGGATAAAGGGAGACCCCGATGCTTAAATCGAGCGGGACGCGGGCTTTTTTCCCGATCTTGCGAATTCCCTTGCGGATTCGGTCGGCGGCGATGAAAACCCCTTCGCGGGTCGCTTTTGCCAGGACGACGACGATCTCATCCCCTCCCCAACGGAAGATCAAATCCGATCCCCGCGTCAGCTGCTTGATCTCCAGAGCGACCGCCTTTAAGATCTCATCCCCCAATTGGCGGCCC from Candidatus Manganitrophaceae bacterium includes these protein-coding regions:
- a CDS encoding DUF169 domain-containing protein; the protein is MPSYVSLSQTLISLLGLDRPPVGVAPVESAPQGVPVFRGVSPSACSFWRQAEKELFAASAAEHMNCPIGAMVMGFELTPQAERGLNQALTMMCQVGYVKPEEASQIPSLARQGKMMLYGPLSNFPIAPEVVVLWLQPSQAMLLREATGDAEWKSDVSSKIFGRPACAALAVASQGAAVSLSFGCSGMRTFTGVEPSYMLAALSGRQLDLLEPGLQRMHQANCDMQAFYNQQKNAFPFKKG
- a CDS encoding diguanylate cyclase, which produces MSEMLIRIAIVGGGKGGLALLQCFAEIPDIQLVGITDINKEAVGMQEAARLGIPSTTSLLELITRDEADLILDVTSDPDMPAYILEHKRKSAELFSGTEARLLWQLVQNMLRQNRQIRSLMDQIRSEAMRDTLTGLYNRRYFDHRAEEEIIRADRNKHGLAFLLCDLDNFKSLNETKGRQLGDEILKAVALEIKQLTRGSDLIFRWGGDEIVVVLAKATREGVFIAADRIRKGIRKIGKKARVPLDLSIGVSLYPDHGDNLDKLIHLADRALYIARRGGEKIHIGDEGYPLNETAVKVVFQPIIDLRSKEIIGYEALTRDPKGKLNVFDLFRRYHTIGQLNELKQICFSSQIKAAEEHRLDRLFINIDSEILSRMDSIPKPAGVDVILEISEAEALHNVERHLRMAERWREKGFKFAIDDFGAGFISLPFVAQLMPDYIKIDRLTTLQAVSSKKFRNFLKNLITALQEYVAVGMVAEGIETDEELEIVGELGVHLAQGYLLGKPKAFKTQPPRPRLPK